A single region of the Phaenicophaeus curvirostris isolate KB17595 chromosome 4, BPBGC_Pcur_1.0, whole genome shotgun sequence genome encodes:
- the PPP2CB gene encoding serine/threonine-protein phosphatase 2A catalytic subunit beta isoform: MEEKGFAKELDQWIEQLNECRQLSESQVRSLCEKAKEILTKESNVQEVRCPVTVCGDVHGQFHDLMELFRIGGKSPDTNYLFMGDYVDRGYYSVETVTLLVALKVRYPERITILRGNHESRQITQVYGFYDECLRKYGNANVWKYFTDLFDYLPLTALVDGQIFCLHGGLSPSIDTLDHIRALDRLQEVPHEGPMCDLLWSDPDDRGGWGISPRGAGYTFGQDISETFNHANGLTLVSRAHQLVMEGYNWCHDRNVVTIFSAPNYCYRCGNQAAIMELDDTLKYSFLQFDPAPRRGEPHVTRRTPDYFL, encoded by the exons ATGGAGGAGAAAGGTTTCGCTAAGGAGCTGGACCAGTGGATCGAGCAGCTGAACGAGTGCCGGCAGCTGAGCGAGAGCCAGGTCCGCAGCCTCTGCGAGAAG GCTAAAGAAATTCTTACAAAGGAATCAAATGTGCAGGAGGTACGTTGCCCCGTCACCGTCTGTGGGGATGTCCACGGTCAATTCCACGATCTTATGGAACTCTTTAGAATCGGTGGAAAGTCTCCAGACACAAATTACCTGTTCATGGGAGACTACGTGGACAGAGGCTATTACTCCGTGGAAACGGTCACTCTTCTAGTAGCGTTAAAG GTGCGTTACCCAGAGCGCATCACAATACTGAGGGGCAATCACGAAAGCAGACAAATTACACAAGTATATGGCTTTTATGACGAATGTCTGCGAAAGTACGGCAACGCCAACGTCTGGAAGTATTTCACAGATCTGTTTGATTATCTTCCACTTACAGCTCTAGTAGATGGCCAG ATATTCTGTCTCCATGGTGGCCTCTCTCCATCCATAGATACACTGGATCATATCAGGGCTCTGGACCGCCTGCAGGAAGTTCCACATGAG GGTCCTATGTGTGATCTGTTATGGTCGGATCCGGATGATCGTGGCGGCTGGGGTATATCTCCACGTGGTGCTGGCTACACCTTTGGACAAGacatttctgaaacatttaacCACGCCAATGGTCTCACACTGGTCTCCCGTGCTCACCAACTGGTCATGGAG GGTTATAACTGGTGCCATGACCGAAATGTGGTTACCATTTTCAGTGCGCCCAATTACTGCTATCGTTGTGGGAACCAGGCTGCTATCATGGAACTAGATGAcactttaaaatattcctt cctccagTTTGACCCAGCACCTCGCCGTGGAGAGCCCCACGTTACCCGCCGTACCCCAGACTACTTCCTATAA
- the GSR gene encoding glutathione reductase, mitochondrial isoform X1 — translation MAAAYELLVLGGGSGGLAGARRAAELGARVALVEPLRFGGTCVNVGCVPKKVMWNAAVHAEFIHDHADYGFETPSIKFNWRTIKEKRDAYVRRLNEIYENNLKKAHVDIIRGYGRFTVDPKPTVEVNGKKYTAPHILIATGGHPSVPPDSKIPGASLGITSDGFFELEELPRRSVIVGAGYIAVEIAGILSTLGSKSSLLIRQDKVLRTFDCMISSNCTQELENTGVDVWKHTQVKTVTKSPQGLLDVTVTSSVPGHKPVEGVIRDVDCLLWAIGREPNTEQLCLDQVGVQVDAKGHVVVDEYQNTTRKGIYAVGDVCGRALLTPVAIAAGRKLAHRLFEPKEDSRLDYRDIPTVVFSHPPIGTVGLTEDEAVATYGRENVKIYSTSFTPMYYAVTKRKVKCVMKLVCAGKEEKVVGLHMQGLGCDEMLQGFAVAIKMGATKADLDNTVAIHPTSAEELVTLR, via the exons ATGGCGGCGGCTTACGAGCTGCTGGTGCTTGGCGGAGGGTCCGGTGGGCTGGCCGGGGCCCGGCGGGCGGCCGAGCTGGGGGCCCGGGTTGCCCTGGTGGAGCCTCTTCGCTTCGGCGGCACCTGC GTCAATGTTGGGTGTGTGCCAAAGAAG GTGATGTGGAATGCAGCGGTCCACGCAGAGTTCATCCACGACCACGCTGACTATGGCTTTGAAACACCCAGCATCAAGTTCAACTGGAG AACCATTAAAGAGAAGCGTGATGCTTATGTGAGGCGCCTGAATGAGATCTATGAGAATAACCTGAAAAAG GCTCATGTCGACATCATTCGGGGCTATGGAAGGTTTACTGTCGATCCCAAACCTACTGTCGAAGTGAATGGGAAAAAGTACACGGCTCCTCACATCCTTATAGCCACGGGTGGACACCCATCCGTCCCTCCCGACAGCAAAATTCCTG GTGCCAGCCTGGGGATCACCAGCGACGGCTTCTTCGAACTGGAGGAGCTGCCCAG GCGCAGTGTTATTGTTGGCGCCGGCTACATTGCAGTGGAAATTGCAGGGATCCTTTCCACACTGGGCTCAAAGTCCTCTCTGCTGATCCGCCAAGACAAG GTCCTGAGGACCTTTGACTGCATGATCAGCTCAAACTgcacccaggagctggagaacaccGGGGTGGATGTCTGGAAGCACACGCAG GTCAAGACGGTCACCAAGTCTCCACAGGGGCTGCTGGATGTGACAGTGACCTCCTCGGTGCCCGGCCACAAGCCAGTGGAGGGAGTGATCCGGGATGTGGACTGCCTGCTGTGGGCTATCGGACGGGAGCCCAACACCGAGCAGCTTTGCCTGGACCAAGTG GGCGTGCAGGTAGACGCCAAGGGCCACGTGGTGGTGGACGAGTACCAGAACACCACTAGGAAAGGGATCTATGCTGTCGGGGACGTCTGTGGGAGAGCCCTCCTCACCCCAG TGGCCATTGCGGCTGGCAGGAAGCTGGCGCACAGGCTCTTTGAGCCCAAGGAGGACTCCAGGCTGGACTACCGTGACATCCCCACCGTCGTCTTCAGCCATCCCCCCATCGGCACCGTGGGCCTCACCGAAG ATGAAGCTGTGGCCACATATGGAAGGGAGAATGTGAAGATCTACAGCACGTCTTTCACCCCCATGTACTACGCCGTCACCAAGAGGAAGGTGAAGTGTGTGATGAAGCTGGTGTGCGCTGGCAAGGAAGAGAAG GTGGTGGGATTGCACATGCAAGGGCTGGGCTGTGATGAAATGCTGCAGGGCTTTGCCGTGGCCATCAAAATGGGGGCCACCAAGGCTGACCTGGACAACACCGTCGCCATTCACCCCACTTCTGCTGAGGAGCTGGTGACACTGCGCTGA
- the GSR gene encoding glutathione reductase, mitochondrial isoform X2, which produces MAAAYELLVLGGGSGGLAGARRAAELGARVALVEPLRFGGTCVNVGCVPKKVMWNAAVHAEFIHDHADYGFETPSIKFNWRTIKEKRDAYVRRLNEIYENNLKKAHVDIIRGYGRFTVDPKPTVEVNGKKYTAPHILIATGGHPSVPPDSKIPGASLGITSDGFFELEELPRRSVIVGAGYIAVEIAGILSTLGSKSSLLIRQDKVLRTFDCMISSNCTQELENTGVDVWKHTQVKTVTKSPQGLLDVTVTSSVPGHKPVEGVIRDVDCLLWAIGREPNTEQLCLDQVGVQVDAKGHVVVDEYQNTTRKGIYAVGDVCGRALLTPDEAVATYGRENVKIYSTSFTPMYYAVTKRKVKCVMKLVCAGKEEKVVGLHMQGLGCDEMLQGFAVAIKMGATKADLDNTVAIHPTSAEELVTLR; this is translated from the exons ATGGCGGCGGCTTACGAGCTGCTGGTGCTTGGCGGAGGGTCCGGTGGGCTGGCCGGGGCCCGGCGGGCGGCCGAGCTGGGGGCCCGGGTTGCCCTGGTGGAGCCTCTTCGCTTCGGCGGCACCTGC GTCAATGTTGGGTGTGTGCCAAAGAAG GTGATGTGGAATGCAGCGGTCCACGCAGAGTTCATCCACGACCACGCTGACTATGGCTTTGAAACACCCAGCATCAAGTTCAACTGGAG AACCATTAAAGAGAAGCGTGATGCTTATGTGAGGCGCCTGAATGAGATCTATGAGAATAACCTGAAAAAG GCTCATGTCGACATCATTCGGGGCTATGGAAGGTTTACTGTCGATCCCAAACCTACTGTCGAAGTGAATGGGAAAAAGTACACGGCTCCTCACATCCTTATAGCCACGGGTGGACACCCATCCGTCCCTCCCGACAGCAAAATTCCTG GTGCCAGCCTGGGGATCACCAGCGACGGCTTCTTCGAACTGGAGGAGCTGCCCAG GCGCAGTGTTATTGTTGGCGCCGGCTACATTGCAGTGGAAATTGCAGGGATCCTTTCCACACTGGGCTCAAAGTCCTCTCTGCTGATCCGCCAAGACAAG GTCCTGAGGACCTTTGACTGCATGATCAGCTCAAACTgcacccaggagctggagaacaccGGGGTGGATGTCTGGAAGCACACGCAG GTCAAGACGGTCACCAAGTCTCCACAGGGGCTGCTGGATGTGACAGTGACCTCCTCGGTGCCCGGCCACAAGCCAGTGGAGGGAGTGATCCGGGATGTGGACTGCCTGCTGTGGGCTATCGGACGGGAGCCCAACACCGAGCAGCTTTGCCTGGACCAAGTG GGCGTGCAGGTAGACGCCAAGGGCCACGTGGTGGTGGACGAGTACCAGAACACCACTAGGAAAGGGATCTATGCTGTCGGGGACGTCTGTGGGAGAGCCCTCCTCACCCCAG ATGAAGCTGTGGCCACATATGGAAGGGAGAATGTGAAGATCTACAGCACGTCTTTCACCCCCATGTACTACGCCGTCACCAAGAGGAAGGTGAAGTGTGTGATGAAGCTGGTGTGCGCTGGCAAGGAAGAGAAG GTGGTGGGATTGCACATGCAAGGGCTGGGCTGTGATGAAATGCTGCAGGGCTTTGCCGTGGCCATCAAAATGGGGGCCACCAAGGCTGACCTGGACAACACCGTCGCCATTCACCCCACTTCTGCTGAGGAGCTGGTGACACTGCGCTGA